In Rouxiella sp. WC2420, the following proteins share a genomic window:
- a CDS encoding TrbM/KikA/MpfK family conjugal transfer protein: protein MKKVIPSALLLCFMASYSTSVMAADACEVVLCMYGKATGNGGGNECHSAERAFFNIIKKNRHGFLPDHTADARKSFLLECDSADPEIISQIISKFGRVCS from the coding sequence ATGAAAAAAGTTATACCCTCAGCATTATTACTCTGCTTTATGGCGTCATATTCAACTTCCGTCATGGCCGCTGACGCCTGTGAAGTGGTGTTATGCATGTACGGTAAAGCCACCGGGAACGGCGGCGGCAATGAATGCCATTCTGCTGAACGTGCATTCTTTAATATCATCAAAAAGAACAGGCACGGTTTTCTGCCGGACCATACTGCCGATGCCAGAAAATCATTTTTACTTGAGTGTGACTCGGCAGACCCGGAAATTATCAGCCAGATAATCAGTAAATTTGGCCGCGTGTGTAGTTAA
- the virB11 gene encoding P-type DNA transfer ATPase VirB11, with amino-acid sequence MNAENLSLDFMKNQLFGEFIAQDGLTEIAVNRPGELHTKIRGKWRRHDSPITLRQCYAFARALASWQDDNIDDTSPILSATLESGERIQAIIPPACERNTVSITLRKPSFGQKTHQSWIDAGFYNRVSGQERTEGKDVELTRYYQGGDISRFMEKAVEYGKTIFIVGETGSGKTTYMKTLLHSIPRHLRLTTIEDNPEIRFYHHTNYVHLFYPADAGDNAIVTPGRLIRANYRMNPDRILLAEIRGREAWDALKIVGSGHEGLMTSLHASSPEECIEGLIDRCYENPDCRNIPFDVLLRKVLKSIDVIVSIDIHGDIRRMSDVYFKPLHLNGMRTVFSKELQ; translated from the coding sequence ATGAACGCTGAAAACCTGTCGCTGGACTTTATGAAAAACCAGCTGTTTGGTGAGTTTATTGCGCAGGACGGCCTGACGGAAATTGCCGTTAACCGGCCAGGTGAACTGCATACCAAAATCCGGGGGAAATGGCGAAGACATGATTCCCCGATTACGCTGCGTCAGTGTTACGCCTTTGCCAGAGCACTGGCGTCGTGGCAGGACGATAATATTGACGACACCTCGCCGATCCTTTCCGCCACGCTTGAATCAGGCGAGCGTATTCAGGCCATTATTCCCCCGGCCTGTGAGCGCAATACCGTATCAATTACGCTGCGCAAGCCCTCATTCGGGCAAAAAACACATCAGTCGTGGATTGATGCGGGATTTTATAACCGGGTAAGCGGTCAGGAGCGAACGGAAGGCAAAGATGTTGAACTGACCCGCTATTATCAAGGTGGGGATATTTCCCGCTTTATGGAAAAAGCGGTGGAATACGGCAAGACAATTTTTATCGTCGGTGAAACCGGATCCGGTAAAACCACCTATATGAAAACGCTGTTGCACTCTATTCCCCGGCATCTCAGGCTGACCACCATCGAGGATAATCCCGAAATCCGGTTCTATCACCACACCAATTATGTCCATCTCTTTTATCCGGCGGATGCCGGGGATAATGCCATTGTCACGCCCGGCAGACTGATACGCGCCAATTATCGTATGAACCCTGACCGGATATTACTGGCTGAAATTCGCGGTCGGGAAGCCTGGGATGCACTGAAAATCGTCGGTTCCGGACATGAGGGATTAATGACCTCCCTGCATGCGAGCAGCCCAGAAGAATGTATTGAAGGGTTAATTGACCGCTGCTATGAAAACCCTGACTGCCGGAACATCCCTTTCGACGTGCTGTTACGCAAGGTGCTTAAGAGCATTGATGTGATCGTCAGCATTGATATTCACGGTGACATACGCCGGATGAGTGATGTTTATTTTAAACCCCTTCATCTTAATGGCATGAGAACTGTATTCAGTAAAGAACTTCAATAA